The following proteins are co-located in the Vidua macroura isolate BioBank_ID:100142 chromosome 1, ASM2450914v1, whole genome shotgun sequence genome:
- the ASNS gene encoding asparagine synthetase [glutamine-hydrolyzing] — protein MCGIWALFGSDECLSVQCLSAMKIAHRGPDAFRFENVNGFTNCCFGFHRLAVVDQLYGMQPIRVKKFPYLWLCYNGEIYNFKQLQKQFGFDYQTLVDGEVILHLYNRGGIEQTASMLDGVFAFILLDTANRKVFLARDTYGVRPLFKVLTDDGFLGVCSEAKGLINLKHSTSLCSKVEPFLPGHYEVLDLKPSGKVASVELVKFHSCKDEPLHVACDTVEALPSGFDLETVKSNIRILFENAVRKRLMAHRRIGCLLSGGLDSSLVAAVLLKLMKEININYPLQTFAIGMENSPDLLAARKVAAHIGSEHHEVILNTEEGIQAIGEVIFALETYDITTIRASIGMYLVSKYIRKKTDSVVIFSGEGSDELTQGYIYFHKAPSPEEAAEESERLLKELYLFDVLRADRTTAAHGLELRVPFLDHRFTSYYLSLPAELRIPKNGIEKYLLRLSFEDSNLLPKEILWRPKEAFSDGIASVKKSWFSILQDYIDQQVDDLLLEKAAEKYPFNPPKTKESYYYRQIFEKHYSGRSSWLPHYWMPRWVKATDPSARTLKHYKSATQE, from the exons ATGTGTGGTATCTGGGCCCTGTTTGGGAGCGATGAGTGCCTTTCTGTGCAGTGTCTAAGTGCCATGAAGATAGCACACAGGGGTCCTGATGCATTTCGTTTTGAAAACGTCAATGGTTTCACCAACTGTTGTTTTGGTTTCCACCGGCTGGCAGTTGTTGATCAGTTATATGGTATGCAGCCTATCCGGGTGAAGAAATTCCCATACCTGTGGCTGTGTTACAATGGAGAAATCTACAATTTCAAACAG ctgcagAAGCAGTTTGGATTTGACTATCAAACATTAGTGGATGGTGAAGTTATCCTTCATCTATACAACAGAGGAGGAATAGAACAAACAGCATCCATGCTAGATGGTGTATTTGCTTTCATCCTTCTGGacactgcaaacagaaaagtGTTTCTGGCAAGAGATACCTATGGAGTCAGACCACTGTTTAAGGTGCTGACTGATGATGGATTTTTGGGTGTCTGTTCTGAGGCAAAAG GACTTATCAACTTAAAGCATTCAACATCCTTATGTTCTAAAGTGGAACCTTTTCTTCCGGGTCATTATGAAGTGTTGGACTTAAAGCCCTCTGGCAAGGTTGCATCAGTGGAATTAGTAAAATTTCATAGCTGTAAAGATGAACCACTCCATGTTGCATGTGATACAGTGGAAGCTCTGCCTTCAG GTTTTGACCTTGAAACAGTGAAAAGCAACATCCGTATTCTCTTTGAAAACGCTGTTAGAAAACGTTTGATGGCTCACAGAAGGATTGGCTGTCTTCTGTCAG GGGGCTTAGATTCCAGCTTAGTTGCAGCTGTTCTTCTGAAACTGATGAAAGAAATCAACATCAATTATCCGTTACAAACCTTTGCAATTGGAATGGAAAACAGTCCTGACTTACTTGCTGCCAGAAAG GTGGCAGCACATATAGGCAGTGAACATCATGAAGTAATACTTAATACTGAAGAGGGGATTCAGGCAATAGGGGAGGTTATCTTCGCATTGGAAACCTACGATATAACAACAATAAGAGCTTCTAttg GTATGTATCTTGTCTCCAAATATATTCGGAAGAAAACAGACAGTGTGGTCATTTTTTCAGGAGAAGGATCAGATGAGCTAACACAAGGATATATATATTTCCATaag GCGCCATCtcctgaggaagctgcagaagaGAGTGAGAGGCTTCTGAAGGAGCTCTACCTGTTTGATGTGCTTCGTGCAGACAGAACTACTGCAGCACACGG CCTTGAACTGAGAGTCCCGTTTTTGGATCATCGGTTTACTTCTTATTATTTATCTCTGCCAGCAGAACTGCGAATCCCAAAG AATGGAattgaaaaataccttttaagaTTGTCCTTTGAGGATTCCAATTTACTGCCCAAAGAAATTCTCTGGAGACCCAAAGAAGCTTTCAGTGATGGTATAGCATCAGTAAAGAAATCCTGGTTTTCCATTCTTCAGGACTATATTGATCAACAG GTTGATGACCTTTTActggagaaggcagcagagaaatATCCTTTCAATCCtcctaaaacaaaagaaagttaTTACTACCGCCAGATCTTTGAAAAGCACTACTCAGGGCGGAGCAGCTGGCTGCCCCACTACTGGATGCCAAGATGGGTTAAAGCTACTGATCCCTCTGCACGCACATTGAAACATTACAAGTCAGCTACCCAAGAATAG